The Anas acuta chromosome 2, bAnaAcu1.1, whole genome shotgun sequence genome contains a region encoding:
- the RETREG1 gene encoding reticulophagy regulator 1 isoform X4 yields MPDSEDLGQDESWEVISSRQDYRLRINQCISETLMNLFVFLQEMSHFKEQNPGKFCLLVCSICTFFTVLGSYIPGVVLSYVLLLCAFLCPFLKCNEFGQKLCNKIKSVLMKLDFGIVEYINQKKKERSETAKTKPTEDDSELDISALCPKVSPAVVAKELSVSDTDVSEVSWTDNGTFNLSEGYSPQTDTSEDFDRPSDHEEAFARDLAEFPSLENGAGTNDDDDSSIGMPIQQKRKKEQTYFKVDHSSRQSKERPSTAGLSLPLTSDQTFNLMSGIAGDVIAAAVSAAIKDQLQSVQQASSHAVPSLSEETDTEEADDFELLDQSELEQIEKELGLSQGQEAESQEKKKSSGFLSNLLGNH; encoded by the exons CTGGGAAGTCATCAGTTCCAGGCAAGACTACAGACTCAGAATAAATCAGTGCATTTCAGAAACACTGatgaatttatttgtatttcttcaagaaatgtCCCACTTCAAGGAACAAAACCCTGGCAAG TTTTGCCTACTCGTCTGCAGTATATGTACATTTTTCACTGTCTTGGGAAGTTACATTCCTGGAGTTGTCCTCTCCTATGTCCTGT tATTGTGTGCCTTTTTATGTCCCTTCCTCAAGTGCAATGAATTTGGACAGAAATTGTGCAACAAAATCAAGTCTGTTCTGATGAAACTAGATTTTGGAATAGTGGAATACAttaaccagaagaaaaaagagagatctG aaacagcaaaaacaaaacccacagaagaTGACAGTGAATTAGACATATCAGCCCTGTGTCCTAAG GTTAGTCCTGCAGTTGTTGCCAAAGAGCTGTCAGTGTCTGACACAGATGTATCAGAAGTATCTTGGACCGATAATGGGACCTTTAACTTATCCGAGGGGTATTCTCCACAGACAGACACATCTGAAG ATTTTGACCGACCTAGTGATCATGAGGAAGCTTTTGCTAGAGATCTTGCAGAATTCCCTTCCTTAGAAAATGGTGCAGGAacaaatgatgatgatgactcAAGCATCGGTATGCCCAtccagcaaaaaagaaaaaaagaacaaacatatTTCAAGGTGGATCATTCTTCCAGACAGAGTAAAGAGAGACCATCCACTGCAGGGCTCTCCTTGCCTTTGACCAGTGACCAAACCTTTAATTTAATGAGTGGAATTGCTGGGGATGTCATCGCAGCTGCAGTGTCTGCTGCCATCAAAGACCAGTTGCAGTCTGTACAGCAAGCTTCTTCGCATGCAGTGCCCAGTTTGAGTGAAGAGACAGACACAGAGGAAGCCGATGATTTTGAACTGCTTGACCAGTCTGAGCTTGAGCAGATTGAGAAAGAATTGGGACTTTCACAAGGCCAAGAAGCAGAAtcccaggagaaaaagaagtcttCAGGCTTCCTTTCAAATCTGCTTGGAAATCATTAA